The Panicum virgatum strain AP13 chromosome 5K, P.virgatum_v5, whole genome shotgun sequence genome has a window encoding:
- the LOC120706051 gene encoding extensin-like: MEPVPPATAAGMGGPGPGPGYPESTESSPRSRGGDSWDEPFPSSAAAAAAAAGGGGRLRLMCSFGGRIVPRPTDKSLCYLGGETRIVAVDRHASLADVHARLSRSLLGGQPFTLKYQLPNEDLDSLISVSTDEDLDNLVDEYDRIAASSSGGGSSRTSRIRLFLFPAKPESSSSLGSLLDDSSKSENWFVDALNSAISGSLDGIPRGISTDSASVNCLLGLEDDSSVHSRTGVPNSAPSEDHRATQQKLPAAAVAAGRHLHDVQSVPDSPMLDKNSSFGSTSSAPSLSNLPPIRVRPEDRPQDARVMPPATVEDHFAQMGISEQQLPPAVAYMQPPAQVPIPAMGVPVASPSEASSRVFSDDDKSDHGGGSRKPQPPKQEVPPVADPTNRAVYYNDRSPPAEHKRDMPVGTEAASYRLPVSAPDAAAAAAAAAATQPPPGYVFAQMHAPPPQQQQPPPQPPQQPQQPAPQQIVTAGNQHFIHNPATGTFIPIQSYYHHPVPQQAPQPVPRPQQAPAFDPNTGMYYIPMQQNAPQAYSMPPGAQVSLPPPTLVDTTPKPTVPIPQMAVKPELQQQPGVYRTAAAAAPGPARNAAPGYTGVGYHHVIQSHHHPAQQPVANMAGNYGYEYADPNRPQVYYSQAAAPPTLPPQYQPIVSPDAGQGEKH, encoded by the exons ATGGAGCCggtgccgccggcgacggccgccgGCATGGGGGGCCCCGGGCCCGGGCCCGGGTACCCCGAGTCCACGGAGTCCTCCCCCCGCAGCCGCGGCGGGGACTCGTGGGACGAGCCCTTCCCGtcctccgcggcggccgcggccgccgcggccggcggcgggggccggctCCGCCTGATGTGCAGCTTCGGGGGCCGGATCGTCCCGCGCCCGACGGACAAGTCCCTCTGCTACCTGGGTGGGGAGACCCGGATCGTGGCCGTCGACCGCCACGCCTCGCTCGCCGACGTCCACGCGCGCCTCTCGCGGTCGCTGCTCGGGGGCCAGCCCTTCACGCTCAAGTACCAGCTCCCCAACGAGGACCTCGACTCGCTCATCTCCGTCTCCACCGACGAGGACCTCGACAACCTCGTCGACGAGTACGACCGcatcgccgcctcctcctccggcggcggatCCTCGCGCACCTCGCGGATCCGGCTATTCCTCTTCCCCGCCAAGCccgagtcctcctcctccctcggttCCCTCCTCGACGACTCCTCCAAGTCCGAGAACTGGTTCGTCGACGCCCTCAACAGCGCCATCTCCGGCTCCCTCGACGGCATCCCCAGGGGGATCTCCACCGACTCCGCCTCCGTCAACTGCCTCCTCGGCCTCGAGGACGACTCCTCCGTGCACTCCCGCACCGGGGTGCCCAACTCGGCTCCCTCCGAGGACCACCGCGCCACCCAGCAGaagctcccggccgccgccgtcgccgccggcaggcACCTGCACGACGTCCAGTCCGTGCCGGACTCGCCGATGCTGGATAAGAACTCGTCCTTCGGCTCCACCTCCTCGGCGCCGTCGCTATCGAATCTGCCGCCTATACGCGTCCGGCCGGAGGACCGCCCGCAGGACGCCCGCGTCATGCCACCTGCTACCGTGGAGGACCACTTCGCGCAGATGGGGATCTCCGAGCAGCAGCTGCCGCCTGCTGTGGCCTACATGCAACCGCCAGCGCAGGTGCCGATCCCTGCCATGGGCGTTCCAGTTGCCAGCCCCTCTGAGGCGTCCAGCCGAGTGTTCTCCGATGATGATAAGTCTGATCATGGTGGCGGAAGTCGGAAGCCACAACCTCCAAAGCAGGAGGTTCCACCCGTTGCTGATCCTACCAATAG GGCTGTCTACTACAACGATAGGTCTCCACCAGCGGAACACAAACGAGATATGCCGGTGGGAACTGAAGCTGCCAGCTACCGCCTCCCGGTATCAGCTCcggatgctgctgctgccgccgcagctgccgcAGCAACACAGCCCCCACCTGGATATGTCTTCGCCCAGATGCATGCGCCtccgccacagcagcagcagccaccaccGCAGCCACCGCAACAACCACAGCAGCCAGCTCCACAACAGATTGTTACTGCTGGAAATCAGCATTTCATCCACAACCCAGCCACTGGGACCTTCATTCCAATCCAGTCATATTACCACCATCCTGTCCCTCAGCAGGCACCCCAGCCTGTGCCGCGGCCACAACAGGCACCTGCATTTGACCCGAACACCGGGATGTATTACATTCCAATGCAGCAGAATGCACCTCAGGCATATAGCATGCCTCCGGGTGCACAAGTCTCCTTGCCACCACCGACCCTTGTTGACACAACGCCGAAGCCAACTGTTCCGATTCCTCAGATGGCTGTGAAGCCTGAACTGCAGCAGCAACCTGGTGTGTACCgaacagcagccgccgccgcacctggaCCTGCGCGCAATGCCGCACCAGGATATACCGGAGTGGGATACCACCATGTTATTCAATCTCACCACCACCCTGCTCAGCAACCTGTTGCGAACATGGCAGGCAACTATGGATACGAGTATGCTGATCCGAATCGACCACAAGTCTACTACTCGCAGGCAGCAGCACCACCAACATTGCCACCTCAGTATCAGCCCATTGTCTCACCTGATGCTGGTCAGGGTGAAAAACATTAA